In Vagococcus luciliae, one genomic interval encodes:
- a CDS encoding dUTP diphosphatase, whose product MKKVRGFEKVSTFENINLPKRATKNAAGYDFESAVDIVIPSIWKQGIAKVLKAILLKEDIFVDADMQKELKSTLVPTGVKSYMGDDEFLQIANRSSNPLKNFLVLTNGVGVIDSDYYDNPDNEGHIMIQLLNFGLTDKQIKKGDRIAQGIFLPFLKADNDLVQTKRTGGFGSSGK is encoded by the coding sequence ATGAAGAAAGTAAGAGGATTTGAAAAAGTATCAACATTTGAGAATATCAATCTACCAAAAAGAGCAACAAAAAATGCAGCAGGGTATGATTTTGAATCAGCTGTTGATATTGTGATTCCAAGTATTTGGAAACAAGGAATTGCGAAAGTATTAAAGGCTATTTTATTAAAAGAAGACATATTTGTTGATGCTGATATGCAAAAAGAATTAAAATCAACACTTGTTCCGACAGGTGTGAAATCTTATATGGGGGATGATGAGTTTTTACAGATTGCCAATCGATCAAGCAACCCGTTAAAAAATTTTTTAGTTTTGACAAATGGTGTGGGAGTTATAGACAGTGACTATTATGATAATCCAGATAATGAAGGACATATCATGATTCAGCTACTAAACTTTGGCTTAACTGATAAGCAGATTAAAAAAGGAGATCGTATCGCTCAAGGCATCTTTTTACCATTCTTAAAAGCAGACAATGATTTAGTGCAAACAAAGAGAACAGGTGGGTTCGGGTCGTCTGGTAAATAA
- the radA gene encoding DNA repair protein RadA — MAKKKRNEFVCQTCGYISPKYLGRCPNCGEWNTLVEEIPSDTPTRHSRVSLTGEMSKPQKLKEVATQKERRIKTQLGELNRVLGGGVVPGSMVLIGGDPGIGKSTLLLQVSQQLSLLKGNVLYVSGEESSQQIKMRAERLADGTNDFYVYPETDMGRIKQVIEQLTPDYVIIDSIQTMVHPETESAAGSVSQVRANTAELMQIAKTNNIAIFIVGHVTKEGSLAGPRMLEHMVDTVLYFEGDRHHTFRILRAVKNRFGSTNEIGIFEMRQAGLVEVLNPSEAFLEERIDGATGSAIVCSMEGTRPILAEIQSLVTPSVFGNAKRTATGLDYNRVSLIMAVLEKRAGLLLQNQDAYLKAVGGVKLDEPAIDLSIAVSIASSYKDKGTSPQDCFIGEIGLTGEIRRVNRIEQRVGEAQKLGFRRVFIPINNLQGWTPPTGIEVIGVETLSETLFKVFS; from the coding sequence GTGGCAAAAAAAAAGAGAAATGAGTTTGTTTGTCAAACGTGTGGTTATATCTCTCCAAAGTATCTGGGTCGTTGTCCTAACTGTGGTGAATGGAATACATTAGTGGAAGAAATTCCTTCAGATACCCCCACTAGACATAGTCGAGTAAGTTTGACGGGTGAAATGAGCAAACCTCAAAAGTTAAAAGAAGTCGCTACACAAAAAGAACGGCGTATAAAAACACAATTAGGTGAATTAAATAGAGTATTAGGCGGGGGTGTTGTTCCAGGATCAATGGTCTTAATTGGTGGAGATCCTGGTATTGGAAAATCAACACTATTACTACAAGTATCTCAACAACTTAGCCTGTTAAAAGGAAATGTGTTATATGTATCTGGTGAAGAGAGTTCGCAACAGATTAAAATGCGTGCAGAACGCTTGGCTGATGGGACAAATGATTTTTATGTTTATCCAGAAACGGATATGGGTCGCATTAAACAAGTTATCGAGCAATTGACACCAGACTATGTGATTATTGATTCGATTCAGACAATGGTTCATCCGGAAACGGAAAGTGCTGCAGGAAGTGTCAGTCAAGTGCGTGCTAACACTGCTGAATTAATGCAAATAGCTAAGACTAATAATATTGCCATTTTTATTGTAGGGCATGTGACAAAAGAAGGCTCGCTTGCTGGACCAAGAATGTTAGAGCACATGGTTGATACAGTACTTTATTTTGAAGGAGATAGACATCATACATTTAGAATATTGCGTGCTGTAAAAAATCGTTTTGGTTCAACGAATGAAATAGGTATTTTTGAAATGAGACAAGCTGGTTTAGTGGAAGTGTTAAATCCATCTGAAGCTTTCTTGGAAGAGAGAATTGATGGGGCAACTGGTTCAGCGATTGTCTGCTCAATGGAAGGAACGCGACCTATCTTAGCTGAAATTCAATCACTTGTAACGCCATCTGTTTTTGGAAATGCGAAACGAACAGCAACAGGTCTTGACTATAATCGTGTTTCACTGATTATGGCTGTATTAGAAAAACGTGCCGGATTATTGTTACAAAATCAAGATGCTTATCTGAAGGCTGTGGGGGGCGTAAAACTGGATGAGCCAGCAATTGATTTATCAATTGCAGTTAGTATTGCCTCAAGTTATAAAGATAAAGGCACATCTCCACAGGACTGTTTCATCGGTGAAATTGGGTTGACTGGTGAAATTAGACGAGTGAATCGTATAGAGCAGCGTGTAGGAGAAGCACAGAAATTAGGATTTAGACGAGTCTTTATTCCTATTAATAATCTACAAGGGTGGACACCACCAACTGGAATTGAAGTGATTGGTGTCGAGACACTATCTGAAACATTATTTAAAGTATTTTCCTAA
- a CDS encoding PIN/TRAM domain-containing protein produces the protein MQKKIYAMVMAIVGFSLGVALFPLLWKATNQETLSWLNNDITNGIIGAIIFVIIATLTERYLVSGLKKIEKFITEQSLSDLLFGSISTIIGLLLGALISVPFYSLPLIIPAIIMLITGYLGFRVGTMKTEDFKKLFMPKSKKVSEDILDRRVDDYFHKYKVLDTSVIIDGRIYDIAKTGFIEGTLLIPNFVLYELQYIADSGDSMKRVRGRRGLDILNALQKEENISVEMYEGDFEDIQEVDSKLIKLAKLLDGIVVTNDYNLNKVCEFQNVPVFNINALANAVKPVVIPGETMDVVVMKDGTERQQGVAYLDDGTMVVVEDGKHFMNKKINVIVTSALQTAAGRMIFAKPSHSQTTLNAD, from the coding sequence ATGCAGAAAAAAATATATGCGATGGTGATGGCTATTGTTGGATTTAGTTTAGGTGTGGCATTATTCCCATTACTATGGAAAGCGACAAATCAAGAAACACTCAGTTGGTTAAATAACGATATTACTAACGGAATTATTGGTGCTATTATTTTTGTAATTATTGCGACTTTAACTGAGCGATACTTGGTATCAGGTTTAAAAAAAATAGAAAAATTTATTACAGAACAAAGTCTATCAGATTTGTTATTTGGAAGTATTAGTACAATTATTGGATTACTCTTAGGGGCACTTATTTCTGTTCCATTTTATTCATTGCCACTTATTATACCGGCAATTATTATGTTAATTACAGGATATTTAGGTTTTAGAGTTGGAACAATGAAAACTGAAGATTTTAAAAAACTTTTTATGCCAAAATCAAAAAAAGTATCAGAGGACATCTTAGACCGTCGAGTTGATGATTATTTTCATAAATACAAAGTATTAGATACTAGTGTTATTATTGACGGGCGTATTTATGATATAGCTAAAACTGGGTTCATTGAAGGAACATTGTTAATTCCAAATTTTGTTTTATATGAATTACAATACATTGCGGATTCAGGCGATAGTATGAAACGCGTTCGCGGGCGTCGGGGGTTAGATATCTTAAACGCCTTACAAAAAGAAGAAAATATCTCGGTTGAAATGTATGAAGGCGATTTTGAAGATATTCAAGAAGTTGATAGTAAATTGATTAAGTTAGCTAAATTGTTAGATGGAATTGTCGTGACAAATGACTACAATCTTAATAAAGTCTGTGAATTTCAAAATGTGCCAGTATTTAACATTAACGCGTTAGCTAACGCGGTTAAACCAGTTGTCATACCTGGTGAAACAATGGATGTTGTTGTAATGAAAGATGGAACAGAACGACAACAAGGTGTAGCATATTTAGATGATGGGACAATGGTTGTGGTTGAAGATGGTAAACACTTTATGAATAAAAAAATTAACGTCATCGTGACCAGTGCACTACAAACAGCAGCGGGTCGAATGATTTTTGCTAAGCCTAGTCATTCCCAAACAACATTAAATGCTGATTAA
- the gltX gene encoding glutamate--tRNA ligase has protein sequence MGNKVRVRYAPSPTGHLHIGNARTALFNYLFARHHDGDFIIRIEDTDQKRNIEDGEKSQLDNLAWLNIDWDESPAKPGAYGPYRQSERKDIYQPLVDQLLASNLAYKCYCTEEELEAERESQRSRGQIPRYNGKCAHLTPEQQAAKEAEGITPVVRFRVPKGEEYTFDDIVKGNITFESDSVGGDFVILKRDGMPTYNFAVAVDDHLMKITHVLRGDDHIANTPKQLMIYEAFGWTPPRFGHMTLIINTETGKKLSKRDETILQFIEQYRELGYLPEAMFNFISLLGWSPVGEEEIFSQEELIKIFDADRLGKSPAAFDNKKLEWISNQYMKQLDRKTMAEMALPYLIEAGLVEENPTAEKQAWVEELVSLYQPQMSYAKEIVELSSLFFNDTLSFDESAKEVLSDEQVSEVLEAFKAQLNELDEFDVPTIKKAIKAVQKETGAKGKKLFMPIRVAVSGQMHGPELAETILLLGKEQATEHINLALKEIQG, from the coding sequence ATGGGAAATAAAGTACGTGTCAGATATGCACCAAGTCCAACAGGTCATTTGCATATTGGAAATGCCAGAACAGCATTATTTAATTATTTATTTGCTCGTCATCATGATGGCGATTTTATTATTCGTATTGAGGATACAGATCAAAAACGTAACATTGAGGATGGAGAAAAAAGTCAGTTAGATAACTTAGCATGGTTAAATATTGATTGGGATGAGTCACCTGCTAAACCAGGTGCTTATGGTCCTTACCGTCAATCAGAAAGAAAAGATATTTATCAACCATTAGTCGATCAATTATTAGCTAGTAATTTGGCTTACAAATGCTACTGTACAGAAGAAGAATTAGAAGCAGAACGTGAAAGCCAACGTAGCCGTGGTCAAATTCCACGTTATAATGGAAAATGTGCTCATTTAACACCAGAACAACAAGCAGCAAAAGAAGCTGAAGGTATCACACCAGTTGTTCGTTTTAGAGTGCCAAAAGGCGAAGAATACACATTTGATGATATTGTGAAAGGAAATATAACCTTTGAATCTGATAGTGTTGGTGGAGATTTTGTTATCTTAAAGCGTGATGGCATGCCAACTTATAATTTTGCCGTAGCCGTGGATGATCATTTGATGAAAATCACGCATGTTTTACGTGGGGATGATCATATTGCAAACACACCCAAACAATTAATGATCTATGAAGCATTTGGTTGGACACCACCAAGATTTGGTCATATGACATTAATCATTAATACTGAAACAGGTAAAAAATTGAGTAAACGTGATGAAACGATTCTACAATTTATCGAACAATATCGTGAATTAGGTTATTTACCAGAAGCAATGTTTAATTTCATTAGTTTGTTAGGCTGGTCTCCAGTGGGTGAAGAAGAAATCTTTAGCCAAGAAGAATTGATTAAAATATTCGATGCTGATCGTTTAGGTAAATCTCCTGCAGCGTTTGATAATAAGAAACTTGAATGGATTAGTAACCAATACATGAAGCAACTTGATAGAAAAACAATGGCAGAGATGGCCTTACCTTATTTAATTGAAGCAGGATTAGTAGAAGAAAATCCAACTGCTGAAAAACAAGCTTGGGTTGAAGAATTAGTGAGTCTTTACCAACCACAAATGAGTTATGCAAAAGAAATCGTTGAATTATCAAGTTTATTCTTTAATGATACATTGTCATTTGATGAATCTGCTAAAGAAGTCCTATCAGATGAACAAGTGTCAGAAGTATTAGAAGCATTTAAAGCTCAATTGAATGAATTAGATGAATTTGATGTTCCAACAATTAAGAAAGCCATTAAAGCTGTTCAAAAAGAAACAGGAGCTAAAGGTAAAAAATTATTTATGCCAATTCGTGTAGCAGTCAGTGGACAAATGCATGGTCCAGAATTAGCAGAAACGATTCTTTTATTAGGTAAAGAGCAAGCAACAGAACATATTAATTTAGCATTAAAAGAAATACAAGGATAA
- the cysS gene encoding cysteine--tRNA ligase: MGIQIYNTLSRKKENFVPIKPNEVSMYLCGPTVYNYIHIGNARSTVAFDTVRRYFEFRGYKVNYVSNFTDVDDKIIKTANQEGISTKELADKYIEAFKEDTGKLNVQPACLHPRVVDHIDDIIEFVSVLIDKGYAYESQGDVYYRTRLFKPYGQLSNKSIDELETGASQRTGTESAKKEDPLDFALWKEAKEHEVSWDSPWGKGRPGWHIECSVMATKHLGDTIDIHAGGQDLEFPHHENEIAQSEAKTDQTFAHYWMHNAYLTVGESGEKMSKSLGNFITAHELMKDVSPEVVRFALSTTHYRRPMPFNDTTIKEATTNLGRIKSSYNNASFRLETSVDSLENDHDWLKELSTLMMEFVTEMDDDFNAANGITVVYQLVKHLNRYLEEEMVSKEVISAYQETLEKLMLIFGIELANSEDLLDEDIDALISERNTARKEKNFARSDEIRDLLKEQGIILEDTPQGTRWSRSE; the protein is encoded by the coding sequence ATGGGAATACAGATATATAATACATTAAGTCGAAAAAAAGAAAATTTTGTACCAATTAAACCAAATGAAGTGAGCATGTATTTGTGCGGTCCGACTGTTTATAATTACATTCATATAGGAAATGCTAGAAGTACAGTCGCTTTTGATACAGTTAGACGTTATTTTGAATTTAGAGGATATAAGGTTAATTATGTCTCAAACTTTACAGATGTGGATGATAAAATCATTAAGACGGCTAACCAGGAAGGAATTTCAACGAAGGAATTAGCAGATAAATATATAGAGGCTTTTAAAGAAGATACGGGAAAACTAAATGTTCAACCAGCTTGTTTACATCCACGTGTTGTTGATCATATTGATGATATCATTGAGTTTGTTTCTGTTTTAATTGATAAAGGTTATGCATATGAGTCACAAGGAGATGTGTATTACCGCACACGACTATTTAAACCTTATGGACAATTAAGTAATAAAAGCATAGATGAGTTAGAGACAGGTGCTAGTCAAAGAACTGGTACTGAATCAGCTAAAAAAGAGGACCCATTAGACTTTGCTTTATGGAAAGAAGCAAAAGAGCATGAGGTTTCATGGGATTCTCCATGGGGAAAAGGTCGCCCAGGATGGCACATTGAGTGCTCTGTGATGGCAACAAAACATTTAGGTGATACAATAGATATTCACGCAGGTGGTCAAGACTTAGAATTTCCTCATCATGAAAATGAAATTGCTCAAAGTGAAGCAAAAACTGATCAGACATTTGCTCATTATTGGATGCATAACGCTTATTTAACAGTCGGTGAATCAGGTGAGAAAATGAGTAAATCACTTGGTAATTTCATAACGGCACATGAATTGATGAAAGACGTTTCACCAGAAGTTGTGCGCTTTGCCTTATCAACCACTCATTATCGTCGTCCAATGCCATTTAATGACACCACGATTAAAGAAGCAACGACTAATTTAGGACGTATTAAAAGTAGTTACAATAATGCGAGTTTCCGATTAGAAACGTCAGTTGATTCTTTAGAAAACGATCATGATTGGTTAAAAGAATTATCTACTTTGATGATGGAATTTGTCACAGAGATGGACGATGATTTTAATGCCGCAAATGGTATTACAGTAGTTTATCAGTTAGTGAAACACTTAAATCGTTACTTAGAAGAAGAGATGGTTTCTAAGGAAGTTATATCTGCCTATCAAGAAACGCTAGAAAAATTAATGCTTATTTTTGGTATTGAACTAGCTAATAGCGAGGATTTATTAGATGAAGATATTGATGCGTTAATTTCTGAGAGAAATACGGCACGTAAAGAAAAAAACTTTGCTAGAAGTGATGAAATTCGTGATTTATTAAAAGAACAAGGGATTATTTTAGAAGATACCCCTCAAGGAACAAGATGGAGTAGAAGTGAATGA
- a CDS encoding Mini-ribonuclease 3, whose product MTNEKDYTLLSGLTLAYVGDAIYETYIRDYLVKSGQTRPNQLHRLATHYVSAKAQHYLIEQMMEQGLLTDEEQDMYRRGRNAKSHTSAKNTSVSVYRSSTGFEALMGYLHLTEQKERLEEVIAWCIQTIGEKNNEKTAK is encoded by the coding sequence ATGACAAATGAAAAAGACTATACCTTACTAAGTGGATTAACTCTTGCTTACGTGGGGGACGCCATATATGAAACATATATCCGTGATTATTTAGTAAAAAGTGGACAAACACGCCCCAATCAATTACACCGTTTAGCAACACACTATGTATCAGCTAAAGCACAACATTATTTGATTGAGCAAATGATGGAACAAGGACTTTTAACTGATGAAGAACAAGATATGTATCGACGCGGCCGCAATGCCAAAAGCCACACAAGTGCAAAAAATACTTCCGTGTCGGTGTACCGATCATCCACAGGTTTTGAAGCATTGATGGGATATTTACATTTAACAGAACAAAAAGAACGCTTAGAAGAAGTCATTGCATGGTGTATTCAAACAATAGGAGAAAAAAATAATGAGAAAACCGCAAAATAA
- the rlmB gene encoding 23S rRNA (guanosine(2251)-2'-O)-methyltransferase RlmB: MRKPQNKRKSERQRPKFDKKHQQEADVPTPEMDDVVLGKHATIEALQANRGNKLFLQEDIKGNKIEEIKQLAQEKIVSIKWVPKSKLDEMVDGLNHQGIVLKITPYEYLSLSELLEKTKEKENRFFLILDSIMDPHNLGSILRTADAVNVDGVIIPKHRAVGVTPVVVKTSTGAVEHIPISRVTNLSQTVKELKKDNIWVFGTDMEGTDYTQWNVSGDIALIIGNEGKGMGQALKKEVDEMITIPIEGHVQSLNASVAAGLLMYEVYRKRR; this comes from the coding sequence ATGAGAAAACCGCAAAATAAACGCAAGTCAGAGAGACAACGCCCGAAATTTGATAAAAAACATCAACAAGAAGCAGATGTACCAACACCAGAGATGGATGATGTGGTATTAGGAAAGCATGCCACAATAGAAGCACTACAAGCTAATCGCGGCAATAAATTATTTTTACAAGAAGATATTAAAGGAAATAAGATTGAAGAGATTAAGCAACTTGCTCAAGAAAAGATTGTCTCTATTAAATGGGTCCCAAAATCTAAATTAGATGAAATGGTAGATGGATTAAATCATCAAGGGATTGTCTTAAAAATTACCCCATATGAATACCTATCATTATCTGAATTACTTGAAAAAACAAAAGAAAAAGAAAATCGTTTTTTCTTAATTTTAGATAGTATTATGGATCCACATAACTTAGGTTCAATTTTACGGACAGCTGACGCGGTAAATGTTGATGGTGTGATTATTCCAAAACACCGTGCAGTTGGTGTGACACCAGTTGTGGTTAAAACCTCTACTGGGGCAGTGGAGCACATCCCTATTTCACGCGTGACAAATTTATCTCAAACAGTGAAAGAGCTTAAAAAAGACAATATTTGGGTATTTGGAACCGATATGGAAGGAACAGACTATACTCAATGGAATGTATCAGGAGATATTGCTTTAATTATTGGTAATGAAGGAAAAGGTATGGGACAAGCGCTCAAAAAAGAGGTCGATGAAATGATTACTATTCCAATAGAAGGTCATGTACAAAGTTTAAATGCTAGTGTTGCAGCTGGCTTGTTAATGTATGAGGTATACAGAAAGAGGAGATAA
- a CDS encoding NYN domain-containing protein, with the protein MTRKLKHQVLFVDGYNMIGAWPELNRLKKLDKLGDARDQLLFILSNYAKYKGIEIIVVFDAQLVPGIQQTYDKYGLTVIFTKEEETADTYIEREVPNKMNALSTVRVATSDLAEQWVVFSQGALRVSARELFNSIKEMEKEIKTDTQDYKYQNLRRNSPWNQEQVQTLKELFDELMYH; encoded by the coding sequence ATGACACGAAAATTAAAACATCAAGTCCTTTTTGTCGATGGTTATAATATGATTGGTGCTTGGCCTGAATTAAATCGCTTAAAAAAGCTAGATAAATTAGGAGATGCGAGAGATCAGTTATTATTTATTCTATCGAATTATGCTAAATATAAAGGAATCGAAATCATCGTTGTATTTGATGCCCAACTTGTTCCAGGTATTCAACAGACGTATGATAAGTATGGATTAACAGTTATTTTTACAAAAGAAGAAGAAACAGCAGACACATACATTGAACGGGAAGTTCCCAATAAAATGAATGCTTTATCAACCGTTCGTGTAGCAACGAGTGATTTAGCAGAGCAGTGGGTGGTTTTTTCTCAAGGAGCGTTACGTGTTTCAGCAAGAGAACTATTTAATTCAATTAAAGAAATGGAAAAAGAAATTAAAACTGATACACAAGATTATAAGTACCAAAATTTAAGACGAAATAGTCCATGGAATCAAGAACAAGTTCAAACATTAAAAGAATTATTTGATGAGTTAATGTATCATTGA
- a CDS encoding DUF4811 domain-containing protein, which translates to MIVVLVILSVLLFAFTFIFAKSTWQYILTVVFGILFIGSITLMGMNYSHHFGMKEEKTLKEISIASSTDNDQVNILLYQPLGTSDEKIYLYKTKPSQKKLTQTGTNHVTNIVKTSDDNQALLKTETTRWVYKNSMYQMLFGISGNNKEYVSKENIFYIPKDWLELSTDQAKKLGEEMASKKDLLETETKNYVSSRLKEAITKDPTLATSKDKQSELSQAYATEYQRKMMSDMIKNITK; encoded by the coding sequence ATGATTGTTGTCTTAGTTATTCTTAGTGTGTTACTATTTGCTTTCACATTTATTTTCGCAAAATCAACATGGCAATATATTTTAACTGTCGTATTTGGTATCTTATTTATTGGAAGTATCACTCTAATGGGAATGAACTATTCACATCATTTTGGGATGAAAGAAGAAAAAACACTAAAAGAAATTTCTATTGCCAGTTCAACTGACAATGACCAAGTGAATATATTACTTTATCAACCATTAGGAACTAGTGATGAAAAAATTTATTTATATAAAACAAAGCCATCTCAAAAAAAACTCACTCAAACTGGGACTAACCATGTAACCAATATTGTTAAAACAAGCGACGATAATCAAGCCTTACTGAAAACCGAGACTACTCGTTGGGTATATAAAAACTCTATGTATCAAATGCTTTTTGGTATATCTGGTAATAACAAGGAATATGTTTCAAAAGAAAATATTTTCTACATTCCAAAAGACTGGTTAGAGCTAAGCACAGACCAAGCAAAAAAACTTGGAGAAGAGATGGCTAGTAAAAAAGACTTATTAGAAACCGAAACGAAAAACTATGTTTCTTCTAGATTAAAAGAAGCTATCACTAAAGATCCTACTTTAGCAACAAGTAAAGACAAACAATCTGAGTTATCTCAAGCCTATGCAACAGAATACCAACGAAAAATGATGTCTGATATGATTAAAAACATAACCAAATAA
- a CDS encoding MDR family MFS transporter: MENLQPVDIHGNTYKRSLLVAVLLIGTFCTVLNQTLLTTAFPTLMKEFDVSAAIIQWLTTGFLLVNGIMIPISAWLMNKFNSKNLYIGAMSIFLIGTILCAIAPTFSMLLIGRLVQAAGVGVSMPLMQNIMLNIFPPEKRGAAMGGAGIVIGLAPALGPTLSGYIIDHYVWRDLFYMVIPIVVLVIILSFFAMKSVLELSNPAIDVLSICLSTLGFGSLLYGFSSVGNDGWGSTKVIAFLVVGIITLIIFTWRQLTTKTPFLELRVFKSKTYTIATILSSLATMAMIGAEMVLPLYIQNIRGESAFHSGLMLLPGALVMGIMMPVTGRIFDKHGAKKLGIMGMFLLTCATIPFMFLTETTPVIYIITLYAVRMFGISMVMMPLTTLGMNSLPKHLITHGTAVNNTFRQVASSVGTAILISVLTNQTKNALPKESLLKSAPLEYKELATNATLTGYHAAFLVAVCFGIIGLVITFFIHEPSKKATRDKEVIS, from the coding sequence ATGGAAAACTTACAACCCGTTGATATTCATGGGAACACATATAAACGCAGCTTACTCGTTGCGGTACTTTTAATCGGGACTTTCTGTACTGTATTAAATCAAACTTTACTAACAACAGCCTTTCCAACTTTAATGAAAGAATTTGATGTGTCTGCTGCTATCATTCAATGGCTCACAACTGGATTTTTATTAGTTAATGGGATTATGATTCCTATATCAGCTTGGTTAATGAATAAATTTAATTCAAAAAACTTGTATATTGGGGCCATGAGTATTTTTTTAATTGGAACGATTCTTTGTGCAATTGCTCCGACTTTTTCAATGCTATTAATTGGTCGATTAGTTCAAGCGGCTGGTGTTGGCGTATCCATGCCTTTGATGCAAAATATTATGCTAAATATTTTCCCGCCTGAAAAACGTGGTGCAGCTATGGGGGGGGCTGGTATTGTTATTGGATTAGCCCCTGCATTAGGTCCTACACTTTCAGGTTATATCATTGATCATTACGTATGGCGTGACTTATTTTATATGGTCATTCCTATTGTTGTCTTAGTGATCATTTTGTCATTTTTTGCAATGAAGAGTGTACTCGAATTATCAAATCCTGCCATTGATGTCCTATCAATTTGTTTGTCTACTTTAGGATTTGGCTCACTACTTTATGGTTTCTCTAGTGTTGGGAACGATGGTTGGGGAAGCACTAAAGTGATAGCATTTTTAGTCGTTGGTATTATTACCCTTATCATTTTCACTTGGCGACAATTAACCACTAAAACGCCTTTCTTAGAACTTAGAGTATTTAAATCAAAGACATATACTATCGCTACCATTCTTTCAAGTTTAGCCACAATGGCAATGATTGGTGCAGAAATGGTTCTGCCACTTTATATTCAAAATATCCGTGGTGAATCCGCTTTTCATTCTGGTTTAATGTTGCTACCTGGCGCATTAGTTATGGGAATTATGATGCCCGTAACTGGTCGTATTTTTGATAAACATGGCGCGAAAAAACTTGGTATTATGGGAATGTTCTTATTAACATGTGCCACAATCCCTTTTATGTTTTTAACTGAAACAACTCCTGTAATTTATATTATTACGTTATACGCGGTACGTATGTTTGGTATTTCAATGGTTATGATGCCTCTAACCACCTTGGGAATGAATTCATTACCAAAACATTTAATAACACATGGTACTGCAGTAAATAATACGTTTAGACAAGTTGCTAGTTCAGTTGGTACGGCTATTTTAATCAGTGTGTTAACAAATCAAACAAAAAATGCTTTACCCAAAGAATCTCTATTAAAATCTGCTCCTCTTGAGTATAAAGAACTAGCTACCAATGCAACTTTAACTGGTTATCATGCGGCCTTCTTAGTGGCTGTTTGTTTCGGTATAATCGGTTTAGTTATTACATTTTTCATTCATGAACCATCAAAAAAAGCAACTCGAGATAAGGAGGTTATATCATGA
- a CDS encoding MerR family transcriptional regulator: protein MVSKFKDWIEQEDIRMGISELTKKTETTTRQLRYWEKKGYIQSIQPDPNSPRSYKLSEIIKVELIKEYLDSGYKLSMAHEKAMAKLSKMKRFREVFSNYFKDAEILDDQYEIFTIGPFSETNEKITIKHDSVNNTLSYEIKKIEE from the coding sequence ATGGTATCTAAATTTAAAGACTGGATAGAACAAGAAGATATTCGTATGGGAATCAGTGAATTAACAAAAAAAACTGAGACAACGACTAGACAGTTAAGATATTGGGAAAAAAAAGGATATATCCAATCCATTCAGCCGGATCCTAATAGCCCAAGATCATATAAGCTAAGTGAGATTATTAAAGTGGAATTGATTAAAGAATATCTGGATAGTGGATATAAATTATCTATGGCACACGAAAAAGCAATGGCAAAATTATCTAAAATGAAACGATTCCGTGAAGTTTTTTCAAATTACTTTAAAGATGCTGAAATTTTAGATGATCAGTATGAAATATTTACGATTGGACCATTTAGTGAGACAAATGAAAAAATAACTATTAAGCATGATTCAGTTAATAATACATTAAGTTATGAAATAAAAAAAATAGAGGAATAA